One segment of Methylocella silvestris BL2 DNA contains the following:
- a CDS encoding nickel/cobalt transporter, with protein MKFSSNRSCWILLLASLALLAAEPAFAQGVHHPFAVGVNEGAASATGFSGWILAQESWFYRLLSGAVRAIKSGGSNGFMLAALSFGYGVFHAAGPGHGKAVIAAYMVADERQFYRGLVISLAAALLQGVVAVALVAIAFLAVGTTAKHMTAAANWIEIASFTGVALLGAVLTLAKGRALYAAWRQAPTREALAAFGPLQPAGFSSGHFVAEEGPHIHTADCGHVHGLNPDELGDGFSWKKALLTVAAAGSRPCSGAILVLVFASAQGVFLAGVGAVFAMSLGVAITTGALAASAVFTKKTAARLLGPDSWRGMFAGRLFEAAAAFAVLVFGIAMLAATLSGESFGG; from the coding sequence TTGAAATTTTCCTCAAACCGCTCCTGTTGGATCCTGCTTCTCGCTTCCCTCGCGCTGCTCGCGGCGGAGCCTGCCTTCGCGCAGGGCGTGCATCACCCCTTTGCGGTCGGCGTCAATGAAGGCGCGGCGAGCGCGACCGGATTTTCCGGATGGATTTTGGCGCAGGAGAGCTGGTTCTACCGGCTGCTGTCAGGCGCCGTGCGGGCGATCAAATCGGGCGGCTCGAACGGTTTTATGCTCGCGGCGCTGAGTTTTGGCTATGGCGTATTTCATGCCGCCGGACCCGGCCACGGCAAGGCGGTGATCGCCGCCTATATGGTCGCCGACGAAAGGCAGTTCTACCGCGGCCTCGTGATCTCACTGGCGGCGGCGCTGCTCCAGGGCGTTGTCGCGGTGGCGCTGGTCGCCATCGCGTTCCTTGCCGTGGGGACGACGGCCAAACATATGACAGCCGCCGCCAATTGGATCGAAATCGCCAGTTTCACGGGCGTCGCGCTTCTCGGCGCCGTGCTGACGCTCGCCAAGGGCCGGGCGCTCTACGCCGCCTGGCGGCAGGCGCCGACGCGCGAGGCGCTGGCGGCCTTTGGGCCGCTGCAGCCGGCCGGCTTTTCCTCCGGCCATTTCGTCGCGGAAGAGGGACCGCATATCCACACGGCCGATTGCGGCCATGTCCACGGTCTCAACCCAGACGAACTCGGCGATGGGTTTTCATGGAAGAAGGCGTTGCTGACGGTCGCTGCGGCCGGCTCGCGGCCCTGTTCCGGCGCAATCCTGGTGTTGGTCTTCGCCTCGGCGCAAGGCGTGTTTCTGGCTGGCGTCGGCGCGGTGTTCGCCATGTCGCTCGGCGTCGCAATCACCACCGGCGCGCTGGCGGCGTCAGCCGTGTTCACGAAGAAGACGGCGGCGCGTCTTCTTGGCCCGGATAGCTGGCGCGGGATGTTCGCCGGGCGGCTGTTCGAGGCCGCCGCGGCCTTCGCCGTGCTGGTTTTCGGCATAGCGATGCTGGCGGCCACGCTTTCCGGCGAGAGTTTCGGTGGTTAA
- a CDS encoding DUF1007 family protein, with protein MRGRFLVSIALFIAAASPASAHPHVWINGQESVVFSPAGEIVAIRHVWVFDEMYSAFVTEGAGKKGALLTKADLAPLAKSNVEDLAEFDYFTHAKVKGVKLEFLEPTDYSLEERPDKLVELRFTMPLKQPIAPKIFSFQVYDPTYFVAFELDKQNPVSFVNAPKGCSTNIAGAKKLADDESKKLTESFFSGLSPGSDFGVKLASSVVVACP; from the coding sequence ATGCGCGGGCGTTTTTTGGTTTCGATTGCGCTTTTCATAGCGGCCGCCAGCCCCGCGAGCGCCCACCCCCATGTCTGGATCAATGGGCAGGAGAGCGTGGTTTTTAGCCCCGCCGGCGAGATCGTCGCGATCCGCCACGTCTGGGTTTTTGACGAAATGTATTCGGCCTTCGTGACCGAGGGCGCCGGCAAGAAGGGCGCGCTTTTGACCAAGGCGGACCTTGCCCCGCTGGCGAAAAGCAATGTCGAGGATCTCGCCGAATTCGATTATTTCACCCATGCCAAGGTCAAGGGCGTGAAGCTGGAGTTCCTTGAGCCGACCGATTATTCGCTCGAGGAGCGGCCGGACAAGCTCGTCGAATTGCGCTTCACCATGCCCCTGAAGCAGCCGATCGCGCCGAAGATCTTTTCGTTTCAGGTCTATGACCCGACCTATTTCGTCGCCTTCGAACTCGACAAGCAAAATCCCGTCAGCTTCGTCAATGCGCCGAAGGGATGCTCGACCAATATCGCTGGCGCCAAAAAGCTGGCGGACGATGAATCGAAGAAGCTGACCGAATCCTTTTTCAGCGGCCTGTCGCCGGGAAGCGATTTCGGCGTAAAACTCGCCTCGTCCGTCGTGGTCGCCTGTCCGTGA
- a CDS encoding sulfite reductase subunit alpha yields MSLHEAPPISAPLIPDNAPFSQEQRAWLNGFIAGLIAPDIAAAQGAPASPPAQAEDEITWHDPSLPLAERMKLAEDKPLPLKLMAAMAQQDCGQCGYDCQKYAAAIASGEEKRLNLCAPGEKPTARMVKSLVEGAGGEAAPAAAAAPAALPKSSKPLGYARENPVMARFLSRARLNKEDSEKSTYHIEFDLSESGLDYTVGDSFGVFPANDPELVDQILAAIRAPADFPIGEGTLREALIHDLALHSAPDALFELISYIVGGERRKLARSLAKGEDPEGDASTLDVLAALQKFPGIHPDPEAFVESLEPLQPRLYSISSSPKVDPHRLSLTVDHVRYLIKDRVRRGVASSWLGERIQPGASFKAYIQRAHNFALPSSGETPIIMVGPGTGVAPFRAFLHERCETKATGGAWLFFGHQRRAADFFYEEELTGFLANGALTKLSLAWSRDGETKTYVQDKMREEALSLWEWLEKGAHFYICGDAKRMAADVERAMMDIVAEAKGIDQKAAQAFVAELKKAGRYQADVY; encoded by the coding sequence ATGAGCCTGCATGAAGCGCCGCCGATTTCGGCTCCCCTGATTCCGGACAATGCGCCCTTTTCGCAGGAGCAGCGCGCCTGGCTCAACGGCTTTATCGCCGGCCTGATCGCCCCTGACATTGCCGCGGCGCAAGGCGCCCCGGCGTCGCCGCCCGCGCAAGCGGAAGACGAGATCACCTGGCACGATCCGTCGCTGCCGCTCGCGGAGCGCATGAAGCTCGCCGAAGACAAGCCGCTGCCCCTGAAACTGATGGCCGCCATGGCGCAGCAGGATTGCGGCCAGTGCGGCTATGATTGCCAGAAATACGCCGCCGCCATCGCCAGCGGCGAGGAAAAGCGCCTGAACCTTTGCGCGCCCGGTGAAAAGCCGACCGCGCGCATGGTGAAATCGCTGGTCGAGGGAGCCGGCGGGGAGGCTGCCCCAGCCGCGGCCGCTGCTCCGGCTGCTCTGCCAAAATCGTCAAAGCCGCTTGGTTATGCGCGGGAAAACCCGGTCATGGCGCGGTTCCTCTCCCGCGCCCGGCTCAACAAGGAAGATTCAGAAAAATCCACCTATCACATCGAATTCGATCTTTCGGAGAGCGGCCTCGACTACACGGTCGGCGACAGTTTTGGGGTGTTCCCGGCCAATGATCCGGAGCTGGTCGATCAGATTCTCGCCGCCATTCGCGCGCCAGCCGACTTCCCCATCGGCGAGGGCACGCTGCGCGAGGCGCTGATCCATGATCTGGCGCTGCATTCCGCCCCGGACGCTCTGTTCGAGCTCATCTCCTATATTGTCGGCGGCGAGCGGCGGAAGCTCGCGCGCAGCCTCGCCAAGGGCGAGGATCCGGAGGGCGACGCCTCAACGCTCGACGTTCTCGCGGCGCTTCAAAAATTTCCCGGCATCCACCCGGACCCGGAAGCTTTCGTCGAAAGCCTCGAGCCGCTGCAGCCGCGGCTCTATTCCATTTCATCCTCGCCGAAAGTCGATCCGCACAGGCTGTCGCTCACGGTCGATCATGTGCGCTATCTGATCAAGGATCGCGTGCGGCGCGGCGTCGCCTCGAGCTGGTTGGGGGAGCGCATCCAGCCTGGCGCGAGTTTCAAGGCCTATATTCAGCGCGCCCATAATTTTGCGCTGCCTTCGAGCGGGGAGACGCCAATCATCATGGTCGGACCCGGCACCGGCGTCGCGCCGTTCCGCGCCTTCCTGCATGAACGCTGCGAGACCAAGGCGACGGGCGGCGCCTGGCTGTTCTTCGGCCATCAGCGCCGCGCGGCCGATTTTTTCTATGAGGAGGAGCTGACTGGCTTTTTGGCCAACGGCGCGCTGACCAAACTGTCGCTAGCCTGGTCGCGCGATGGCGAGACAAAAACCTATGTGCAGGACAAGATGCGCGAGGAGGCTTTGAGCCTGTGGGAATGGCTCGAAAAAGGCGCCCATTTCTACATCTGCGGTGACGCCAAGCGCATGGCCGCCGACGTCGAGCGCGCCATGATGGATATCGTCGCCGAGGCGAAGGGGATCGACCAGAAAGCCGCGCAAGCTTTTGTCGCCGAGCTGAAGAAGGCAGGGCGCTATCAGGCGGATGTTTATTAA
- the cysD gene encoding sulfate adenylyltransferase subunit CysD produces MKSALSPHLRRLEAEAIFIMREVAAEFERPVMLYSIGKDSGVMLHVAQKAFFPAKPPFPLLHVDTTWKFQEMIAFRDQMAARVGMDLLVHINEDGVRRGVSPVASGSSVHTQVMKTEGLRQALDKWKFDAAFGGARRDEEKSRAKERIFSHRSAAHAWDPRNQRPELWNIFNTRIKPGESMRVFPLSNWTEIDVWDYIAAEGVPIVPLYLAKERPVVERGGALIMVDDDRLPLLPGETPRMEKVRFRTLGCYPLTGAMRSEASTLPEILAEMRASTMSEREGRLIDHDESGSMEKKKREGYF; encoded by the coding sequence GTGAAATCTGCCCTCTCCCCCCATCTGCGCCGTCTCGAAGCCGAGGCGATCTTTATCATGCGCGAGGTGGCGGCGGAATTCGAACGGCCGGTGATGCTCTATTCGATCGGCAAGGATTCGGGCGTCATGCTGCATGTCGCCCAGAAAGCATTCTTCCCCGCGAAGCCGCCTTTCCCGCTGCTTCACGTCGACACGACGTGGAAGTTCCAGGAAATGATTGCGTTCCGCGACCAGATGGCCGCTCGGGTCGGCATGGACCTGCTTGTCCATATTAACGAAGACGGCGTCCGGCGCGGCGTGTCGCCCGTCGCCTCCGGTTCATCGGTGCATACGCAGGTGATGAAGACGGAGGGGCTGCGCCAGGCGCTCGACAAATGGAAATTCGACGCAGCATTCGGCGGCGCGCGCCGCGACGAGGAAAAAAGCCGCGCCAAGGAGCGCATTTTCTCGCATCGCTCCGCGGCCCACGCCTGGGATCCGCGCAACCAGCGCCCGGAACTGTGGAACATCTTCAACACCAGAATTAAACCGGGCGAGTCCATGCGGGTCTTTCCTCTGTCGAACTGGACCGAGATCGACGTGTGGGACTATATCGCCGCCGAAGGGGTGCCGATCGTTCCCCTTTATCTTGCCAAGGAGCGCCCCGTGGTCGAGCGCGGCGGAGCGCTGATCATGGTCGACGACGACCGGCTGCCGCTGCTGCCTGGCGAAACGCCGCGCATGGAAAAGGTCCGCTTTCGCACCCTCGGCTGCTATCCGCTGACCGGCGCGATGCGCTCCGAGGCTTCGACGCTGCCCGAGATTCTCGCGGAGATGCGCGCCTCCACCATGTCGGAGCGCGAAGGACGGTTGATCGATCACGATGAATCGGGATCCATGGAGAAGAAGAAGCGCGAGGGATATTTCTGA
- a CDS encoding GlcG/HbpS family heme-binding protein, whose protein sequence is MHVTIAHAEAAIEAARKKAVETKTQMCIAVVDSGANLKAFYRMDDAWVGSIDISIKKAKTALYFGMPTGAIGQLSQPGGSLFGIEHSNDGLITFPGGLPIVDEEGVLVGAIGVSGSSVENDNIVAQAGVAVLGVSELPDHPWRT, encoded by the coding sequence ATGCACGTCACGATCGCCCACGCCGAAGCCGCCATCGAGGCGGCGCGCAAGAAGGCCGTCGAAACCAAGACGCAAATGTGCATCGCGGTCGTCGATTCGGGCGCCAATCTCAAGGCGTTCTATCGCATGGACGACGCCTGGGTCGGCAGCATCGACATTTCGATCAAGAAGGCCAAGACCGCGCTCTATTTCGGCATGCCGACCGGCGCGATCGGACAGCTTTCGCAGCCCGGCGGGTCTCTGTTCGGCATCGAGCATTCGAACGACGGGCTGATCACCTTTCCGGGCGGACTGCCGATCGTCGATGAGGAAGGCGTGCTCGTCGGCGCTATCGGGGTGAGCGGCAGTTCGGTCGAAAACGACAATATCGTCGCGCAGGCGGGCGTCGCCGTGCTCGGCGTCAGCGAACTGCCCGACCATCCCTGGCGCACCTGA
- the cysN gene encoding sulfate adenylyltransferase subunit CysN, producing MLESVAAASSGGLSAQAEPSDAAPPPTLRLITCGSVDDGKSTLIGRLLFEQSLIFDDQFAALERDSKRHGTTGDDIDFALLVDGLEAEREQGITIDVAYRYVSTPRRAFIIADTPGHEQYTRNMATAASSASLAILLVDARKGLLTQTCRHAAIVSLIGIKHVVLAVNKIDLTGFDEAGFHKIVADFKAFAATLGFASITPIPISARHGDNVSEKSSNTPWHKGPALLSFLETVDVEEDQSAKPFRFPVQWVNRPHLDFRGFAGTIASGSVRPGDEIVVAGSGKISKVARIVAADGDLASAGAGEAVTLTLEDELDIARGDLLSDAKSRPEVSDQFAAHLIWMSEDKLMPGRSYLLKSGAKTVPVTVTELKHRIDVNTLGELPARTLSLNEVGVCNLATATPIAFDPYTDNHTTGSFILIDRATNATAAAGLISFGLRRATNIHRHGLSIGKLDRARLNNQKPAVLWFTGLSGSGKSTISNLVESWLYAHGMRTILLDGDNIRHGLNKNLGFTEVDRVENIRRVGEVAKLMTDAGLIVLCSFISPFNAERQLVRDLLDDGEFLEIFVDTPIEDCIARDPKGLYKKALAGEIKNFTGVDQRYEAPQNPEMIVARDGQTPQQAAAAIVKELIRRGFIDSFADPGDDFSI from the coding sequence ATGCTGGAATCGGTCGCCGCCGCGTCGTCGGGCGGACTGTCGGCGCAAGCGGAGCCGTCTGACGCCGCGCCGCCGCCAACCTTGCGGCTGATCACTTGCGGCTCCGTCGATGACGGCAAGTCGACGCTGATCGGACGCCTGCTGTTTGAACAGAGCCTCATCTTCGACGATCAGTTCGCCGCTCTCGAGCGGGACTCGAAGCGGCACGGCACGACCGGCGACGACATCGACTTCGCCCTTCTCGTCGACGGCCTCGAGGCCGAACGCGAGCAGGGCATCACCATCGACGTCGCCTATCGCTATGTCTCGACGCCGCGCCGCGCCTTCATCATCGCCGACACCCCCGGCCATGAGCAATATACGCGCAACATGGCGACCGCCGCCTCAAGCGCCAGCCTCGCCATTCTGCTCGTCGACGCCCGCAAGGGGCTGCTCACCCAGACCTGCCGTCACGCCGCCATCGTCTCGCTAATCGGCATCAAACATGTCGTGCTGGCCGTGAACAAGATCGACCTCACCGGCTTCGACGAGGCGGGGTTCCACAAGATCGTCGCCGACTTCAAGGCTTTCGCCGCGACGCTCGGCTTCGCCTCGATCACGCCGATCCCGATCTCCGCCCGCCATGGCGACAATGTCTCGGAAAAAAGCTCCAACACGCCTTGGCACAAGGGGCCGGCGCTGCTCTCCTTCCTCGAGACAGTCGACGTCGAGGAAGACCAGAGCGCAAAACCGTTCCGCTTTCCCGTGCAATGGGTGAACCGGCCCCATCTCGACTTTCGCGGCTTCGCCGGGACGATCGCCAGCGGTTCGGTGCGGCCGGGCGATGAAATCGTCGTCGCCGGTTCCGGCAAGATCTCGAAGGTCGCGCGCATCGTCGCCGCCGACGGCGATCTTGCCAGCGCCGGCGCGGGCGAGGCCGTCACCCTGACGCTTGAAGACGAACTCGACATCGCGCGCGGCGATCTTCTCTCCGACGCCAAAAGCCGGCCGGAGGTGTCCGATCAATTCGCCGCCCATCTCATCTGGATGAGCGAAGACAAGCTCATGCCCGGCCGCTCCTATCTCTTGAAGAGCGGCGCGAAAACCGTTCCCGTCACGGTGACGGAGCTGAAGCACCGCATCGACGTCAACACGCTCGGCGAGCTCCCGGCGCGCACCCTGAGCCTTAACGAAGTCGGCGTCTGCAATCTGGCGACAGCGACGCCGATCGCCTTCGACCCTTACACAGACAATCACACCACCGGTTCGTTCATTCTGATCGACCGCGCGACCAACGCCACCGCGGCCGCCGGCCTGATCTCTTTTGGCCTGCGCCGCGCCACCAATATTCATCGGCATGGGCTCAGCATCGGCAAGCTCGACCGCGCGCGGCTGAACAATCAGAAGCCGGCGGTGTTGTGGTTCACGGGGCTTTCGGGCTCGGGCAAATCCACCATCTCCAATCTCGTCGAGTCCTGGCTTTATGCGCATGGCATGCGCACCATCCTGCTCGACGGCGACAATATCCGCCACGGGCTCAACAAGAATCTCGGCTTCACTGAGGTCGACCGCGTCGAAAATATCCGCCGCGTCGGGGAGGTCGCCAAGTTGATGACGGATGCGGGACTTATCGTCCTTTGCTCCTTCATCTCGCCGTTCAACGCCGAACGCCAACTTGTGCGCGATTTGCTGGACGACGGCGAATTCTTGGAGATTTTCGTCGACACACCGATCGAGGATTGCATCGCGCGCGACCCGAAGGGCCTCTACAAAAAGGCGCTCGCCGGCGAGATCAAGAATTTCACCGGCGTCGATCAGCGCTATGAGGCGCCGCAAAATCCCGAAATGATCGTCGCCCGTGACGGCCAGACGCCGCAACAGGCCGCGGCCGCCATCGTCAAGGAGCTAATCCGGCGCGGCTTCATCGACAGCTTCGCTGATCCGGGAGACGATTTCTCGATCTGA
- a CDS encoding tetratricopeptide repeat protein yields the protein MAAEDGAPFRQQWPGGLPDGWRVLGDDEPTPGGPSVDRPGAFDFRRDGATLSPQGRPFGGGAGGLPSGGAARPHDPAKDEAALKAAKEKARAEELKKALAPKPEPAVLRQRTLDDLFKRLGVAAEPQEAQLYAAAIQRIWMQTPSDTAALIMQRAMASVEAKNYTQALTLLDRLVAIAPAWAEAWNERATVRFMSEDADGAMADIDKVLRLEPRHFGALMGMGVILQRAGLDKRALEAFEKALAVYPAQPGLKESVEKLSLDVNGRDI from the coding sequence ATGGCCGCCGAAGACGGCGCGCCGTTCCGGCAGCAATGGCCGGGCGGCCTGCCGGACGGTTGGCGCGTCCTCGGCGATGACGAACCGACTCCCGGCGGACCATCGGTCGATCGGCCGGGCGCGTTTGACTTCCGCCGCGACGGCGCGACCCTTTCGCCGCAGGGGCGGCCCTTTGGCGGCGGCGCAGGCGGCCTCCCGAGCGGCGGCGCGGCCAGACCTCATGATCCCGCCAAGGATGAGGCCGCCCTCAAGGCGGCGAAGGAGAAGGCCCGCGCCGAAGAGCTCAAGAAGGCCCTTGCGCCGAAGCCCGAGCCCGCGGTCTTGCGCCAACGGACCCTCGACGATCTGTTCAAGCGTCTTGGCGTGGCCGCCGAGCCGCAAGAGGCGCAGCTCTATGCGGCGGCGATCCAGCGGATCTGGATGCAAACCCCATCGGACACGGCCGCCTTGATCATGCAGCGGGCGATGGCGTCGGTGGAGGCCAAGAATTACACGCAGGCGCTGACATTGCTTGACCGGCTGGTGGCGATCGCGCCGGCCTGGGCGGAGGCGTGGAACGAGCGCGCGACGGTCCGCTTCATGAGCGAAGACGCCGACGGCGCCATGGCCGACATCGACAAGGTGCTGCGGCTCGAGCCGCGCCACTTCGGCGCCTTGATGGGGATGGGCGTGATCCTGCAGCGCGCCGGACTGGACAAGCGCGCGCTGGAGGCGTTCGAGAAAGCGCTCGCGGTCTATCCTGCGCAGCCCGGCCTCAAGGAATCGGTCGAAAAACTATCGCTGGACGTCAACGGCCGCGATATCTAG
- the ykgO gene encoding type B 50S ribosomal protein L36, producing MKVRNSLKSLRGRHRDNQLVRRKGRVYIINKTQKRYKARQG from the coding sequence ATGAAAGTCCGTAATTCTCTGAAATCGCTGCGCGGGCGTCATCGCGACAATCAGCTGGTCCGCCGCAAGGGCCGCGTCTATATCATCAACAAGACGCAGAAGCGCTACAAGGCCCGTCAAGGCTAA
- a CDS encoding L,D-transpeptidase produces MRRMIGVWALLCGSICAGAAQARVKIDVDLSSQTMRVNGDGADYVWPISTARSGYATPRGSYRAQRLERMHYSRKYHMSPMPHSIFFAGGYAIHGTYATGDLGRPASHGCVRLAPGNAALLFALVKGQGADIKIRGSAPVYAARRGEGGRHAQSRHDRAKVAEAYYSTRGFRAQRIMDSWMGHNEWDGWN; encoded by the coding sequence ATGCGACGGATGATCGGCGTCTGGGCTCTACTCTGTGGCTCTATCTGCGCTGGCGCGGCGCAAGCGCGCGTCAAAATCGATGTCGATCTCAGTTCTCAGACCATGCGGGTCAATGGCGACGGCGCCGATTATGTCTGGCCGATTTCAACCGCCCGGTCGGGCTATGCGACGCCGCGCGGAAGCTATCGCGCGCAGCGCCTCGAGCGCATGCATTACTCCCGCAAATACCACATGTCGCCGATGCCCCATTCGATCTTTTTCGCCGGCGGCTATGCGATCCACGGCACCTATGCCACGGGCGACCTTGGCCGGCCGGCCTCGCATGGCTGCGTTCGCCTTGCGCCCGGCAACGCCGCGCTGCTTTTCGCTCTGGTGAAGGGACAGGGCGCCGACATCAAAATCCGCGGCTCCGCGCCCGTTTATGCGGCGCGGCGCGGGGAGGGCGGGCGCCACGCGCAGTCCCGCCATGACCGCGCGAAAGTGGCCGAAGCCTATTATTCCACGCGTGGCTTCCGCGCGCAGCGCATCATGGATTCCTGGATGGGCCACAATGAATGGGACGGCTGGAATTGA
- the cobU gene encoding bifunctional adenosylcobinamide kinase/adenosylcobinamide-phosphate guanylyltransferase: MTPTEPPTRSLLVLGGARSGKSRYAQKLAESSGARPVIIATAEAHDAEMRARIARHAAERGPGWTLVEEPIALVAALLREARPGRIVLIDCATLWLSNLLLRDADCAAATAELAASLARLEGPCIFVSNEVGGGIVPENALARAFRDAQGTLNQALAEACGAVVQICAGLPLQLKPGVAPRLRF, encoded by the coding sequence ATGACGCCGACCGAGCCGCCGACGAGAAGCCTACTCGTTCTCGGCGGCGCCCGGTCCGGCAAGAGCCGCTATGCGCAAAAACTCGCGGAAAGCTCGGGCGCGCGGCCGGTCATCATCGCCACCGCCGAGGCCCATGACGCGGAAATGCGGGCGCGCATCGCCCGGCACGCCGCCGAGCGCGGGCCAGGCTGGACGCTGGTGGAAGAGCCGATCGCTCTCGTCGCCGCGCTGCTGCGGGAGGCCCGCCCCGGCCGGATCGTTCTCATCGACTGCGCCACGCTGTGGCTGAGCAACCTCTTGCTGCGGGACGCCGACTGCGCGGCGGCGACAGCCGAACTCGCCGCAAGCCTCGCCCGCCTCGAAGGACCGTGCATTTTCGTGTCAAATGAGGTGGGCGGCGGAATCGTCCCCGAAAATGCGCTCGCCCGCGCCTTCCGCGACGCGCAAGGGACGCTTAATCAGGCGCTCGCCGAAGCTTGCGGCGCCGTGGTGCAGATTTGCGCCGGTCTGCCGCTGCAGCTCAAGCCCGGCGTTGCGCCCCGGTTGCGTTTTTGA
- a CDS encoding NirA family protein, whose translation MSGDFSPEQKRYLEGFASGLQIARAGRSLNPTGAPGAAAPSGPDAPHLAAMARQEAQGRKLADQEKWKREEHPFDAFHRLKEQARRDEFPKPPDNFRWRYYGLFYVAPNQDAYMCRLRIPNGVVTHWQLAALSDVADRFAGGFSHVTTRANLQLREIPARHATNVVEAIQDIGLSSRHSGADNIRNVTGDATAGFGVTELLDTRPYAREWHFHVQNERVMSGLPRKFNVAFDGGGAIATLEDTNDIGFQAVEVLPSASVPAGVYFRLLLGGISGHKDLARPTGVVLDPAEAAKIANAIVLVFIDRGNRADRNKARLKYVLDEMGFDAFLKLVEEKLGHPLARIDESHIAPRPAQDRQAHIGVHPQRQPGLSYIGLVLPVGKLTSDQMREVAAIASGCGDGEIRLTVWQNLLLPGITEDKLDEAKSRIEAAGLEWRASSLRAGLIACTGSKGCRLAAADTKGAAQAIAAYCEPRVELDQPVNIHVTGCHNSCAQHYIGDIGLIGARVAEDPDNEESETVDGFNVFVGGGYGADGAIGRELVTNVKASDAPQLVESLLKAYLAERASPDQSFQHFTASRSLEDLQSMVKGVA comes from the coding sequence GTGAGCGGCGATTTTTCTCCAGAGCAAAAGCGTTATCTCGAAGGCTTCGCCTCGGGCCTGCAGATCGCGCGTGCGGGGCGCTCGCTCAATCCGACTGGCGCGCCGGGGGCGGCGGCGCCGAGCGGCCCGGACGCGCCCCACCTCGCCGCCATGGCGCGGCAGGAGGCGCAGGGCAGGAAGCTCGCCGATCAGGAAAAATGGAAGCGCGAAGAACACCCTTTCGACGCCTTTCACCGGCTGAAGGAACAGGCCCGCCGCGACGAATTCCCCAAACCCCCGGACAATTTCCGCTGGCGCTACTATGGGCTCTTCTATGTCGCGCCCAATCAGGACGCCTATATGTGCCGGCTGCGCATCCCCAACGGGGTGGTGACGCATTGGCAACTGGCCGCGCTCTCGGACGTTGCCGACCGCTTCGCCGGGGGCTTCAGCCATGTGACGACGCGGGCCAATCTCCAGCTGCGCGAGATCCCGGCGCGGCACGCGACAAACGTCGTCGAGGCGATCCAGGATATCGGCCTTTCCTCGCGTCATTCGGGGGCGGACAATATCCGCAACGTCACCGGCGACGCCACTGCGGGCTTTGGCGTCACCGAGCTGCTCGACACGCGTCCCTATGCGCGCGAATGGCACTTCCATGTGCAGAACGAACGCGTCATGAGCGGATTGCCGCGAAAATTCAATGTCGCCTTCGATGGCGGCGGGGCCATTGCGACGCTTGAGGACACCAATGACATCGGCTTCCAGGCGGTGGAGGTTCTCCCGAGCGCGAGCGTTCCGGCCGGCGTCTATTTCCGCCTGCTTCTCGGCGGCATCAGCGGTCACAAGGATCTCGCGCGTCCGACCGGCGTCGTGCTCGATCCGGCGGAGGCGGCGAAGATCGCCAACGCCATCGTCCTCGTGTTCATCGATCGCGGCAATCGCGCCGACCGCAACAAGGCGCGGCTGAAATATGTGCTCGACGAGATGGGCTTCGACGCTTTCCTAAAACTCGTCGAGGAAAAGCTCGGTCATCCTTTGGCGCGGATCGATGAGAGTCATATCGCCCCGCGTCCGGCGCAGGACCGGCAGGCCCATATCGGCGTTCATCCGCAGCGCCAGCCGGGCCTCTCTTATATCGGCCTCGTTCTGCCGGTCGGAAAACTGACCAGCGACCAGATGCGTGAGGTCGCCGCCATCGCGAGCGGCTGCGGCGATGGCGAAATCCGGCTGACCGTCTGGCAGAATTTACTGCTTCCCGGCATCACCGAGGACAAGCTCGATGAGGCGAAATCCCGCATCGAGGCGGCAGGTCTCGAATGGCGCGCCTCCAGTCTTCGCGCGGGCCTCATCGCCTGCACCGGGTCGAAGGGCTGCCGCCTCGCCGCCGCCGACACCAAGGGGGCCGCGCAAGCCATAGCCGCCTATTGCGAGCCGCGGGTGGAGCTGGACCAACCCGTCAATATCCATGTCACTGGCTGCCATAATTCCTGCGCGCAGCATTATATTGGCGACATCGGGCTGATCGGCGCGCGCGTCGCTGAGGATCCCGACAATGAAGAGAGCGAAACGGTCGACGGCTTCAACGTCTTCGTCGGCGGCGGCTATGGCGCGGACGGCGCCATCGGCCGCGAGCTTGTGACGAACGTCAAGGCGAGCGATGCGCCGCAACTTGTCGAAAGCCTGCTCAAGGCCTATCTCGCCGAGCGCGCGTCGCCGGACCAGAGCTTCCAGCATTTCACCGCGAGCCGCTCGCTTGAAGATCTGCAATCGATGGTAAAGGGCGTCGCATGA